A single genomic interval of Nitratidesulfovibrio sp. SRB-5 harbors:
- a CDS encoding peptidoglycan DD-metalloendopeptidase family protein: protein MTAPVDPKLATAASAQHELTQRKLEMDALRKRLRTDPSKEQKLREACEGFESIFVQKMWEQMRATLPKEGYLHSKEEEFWQSMFDQELAKKMTSAGGIGLADMIYEQLSTKLTDASRTTAPSSVREPVPVKPVSLVPRMITPASEGTGGTGGTGGTGGVRSGAASSMYEPANPEAPVAGEAQAPDAAGGTGGTGAMADPANQAGHSIVQQHLAELERQVAAAPPAGEAGPVASSPAVSLVAGAAIAGGAGAAAATGATAVTGAAGSAVAVAPGSTGAQSAMVPTAAVEAGQAGDASSKAQRRTARGLPAASVAGENTRKVRSPMRDAQMGPPIVHRTGAMKRVASPAATRTLSVPTGAPSAAELQAGQAAQDVQAAVSGAGPVGAASPAAGEISSATGATPSVSGMVFPASGAASGPASGAASPAAASATPASPAAPVSKASPTGGPAVALGAPGPMAWPHEGRIASGFGWRNDPITGERAWHPGVDIAVTEGDPVRAAWDGKVVFAGERADYGRLVVLEHPGGWRSFYGHNGSLDVREGDVVRAGTEIAKAGGTGRVAGPHLHFEVRQGELAVNPEYAARSLASGGIAAQRTRTGG, encoded by the coding sequence ATGACCGCTCCCGTCGACCCTAAACTCGCCACTGCCGCCTCGGCCCAGCACGAGCTTACCCAGCGCAAGCTCGAGATGGATGCCCTGCGCAAGCGCCTGCGCACCGATCCGTCCAAGGAGCAGAAGCTGCGCGAGGCGTGCGAAGGGTTCGAATCCATTTTCGTGCAGAAGATGTGGGAGCAGATGCGCGCCACCCTGCCCAAGGAAGGCTACCTGCACAGCAAGGAAGAGGAATTCTGGCAGTCCATGTTCGACCAGGAGCTTGCCAAAAAGATGACCTCTGCCGGGGGCATCGGGCTGGCCGACATGATCTACGAGCAGCTTTCCACCAAGCTTACCGACGCCAGCCGCACCACCGCGCCCAGTTCGGTGCGCGAGCCGGTGCCGGTGAAGCCGGTGTCGCTGGTGCCGCGCATGATCACGCCCGCGTCCGAGGGGACTGGGGGGACTGGGGGGACTGGCGGGACTGGCGGGGTCAGGAGCGGTGCGGCTTCGTCCATGTACGAACCCGCCAACCCCGAGGCTCCGGTGGCGGGTGAGGCCCAGGCGCCGGACGCCGCAGGCGGAACAGGTGGAACGGGCGCAATGGCCGACCCGGCAAATCAGGCCGGGCACTCCATCGTCCAGCAGCATCTGGCCGAACTGGAGCGTCAGGTTGCCGCCGCACCCCCGGCTGGCGAGGCCGGTCCGGTGGCATCCAGTCCGGCGGTATCCCTTGTGGCGGGGGCTGCCATTGCGGGCGGCGCGGGTGCGGCTGCCGCAACGGGCGCGACTGCCGTAACTGGCGCAGCGGGGTCCGCTGTCGCTGTCGCTCCCGGTTCGACCGGGGCCCAATCCGCCATGGTACCGACTGCCGCCGTTGAAGCCGGGCAGGCAGGTGATGCGTCTTCCAAAGCCCAGCGCCGCACCGCACGCGGGCTGCCCGCCGCCTCCGTGGCTGGCGAGAACACGCGCAAGGTGCGCAGCCCCATGCGCGACGCCCAGATGGGGCCGCCCATCGTGCACCGCACCGGGGCCATGAAGCGGGTGGCCTCGCCCGCTGCCACGCGCACGCTCAGCGTGCCCACGGGTGCGCCTTCGGCAGCCGAATTGCAGGCCGGTCAGGCGGCGCAGGACGTGCAGGCCGCCGTATCCGGCGCCGGGCCCGTCGGCGCAGCATCCCCGGCGGCAGGCGAAATTTCTTCGGCAACCGGAGCAACGCCATCGGTGTCCGGCATGGTCTTTCCGGCATCGGGCGCGGCATCGGGCCCTGCATCGGGCGCGGCATCCCCGGCAGCCGCATCGGCCACCCCGGCCTCTCCGGCTGCTCCGGTTTCCAAGGCCTCTCCCACGGGCGGACCCGCGGTGGCCCTGGGCGCGCCAGGGCCCATGGCCTGGCCGCATGAGGGGCGCATCGCCTCCGGCTTCGGCTGGCGCAACGATCCCATCACCGGCGAACGGGCCTGGCATCCGGGCGTGGACATTGCCGTGACCGAGGGCGACCCGGTGCGCGCGGCGTGGGACGGCAAGGTGGTCTTTGCCGGTGAGCGGGCCGACTACGGCAGGCTGGTGGTGCTGGAGCACCCCGGCGGCTGGCGCAGCTTTTACGGCCATAACGGCAGCCTGGACGTGCGCGAGGGCGACGTGGTTCGGGCGGGCACGGAAATTGCCAAGGCAGGGGGAACGGGCCGCGTTGCCGGGCCGCATCTTCACTTCGAGGTGCGCCAGGGCGAACTGGCGGTAAACCCGGAATACGCGGCGCGCAGCCTCGCTTCCGGGGGGATCGCGGCACAACGGACCCGTACCGGAGGGTAA
- the flgA gene encoding flagellar basal body P-ring formation chaperone FlgA: MIRHRRSALTRHSAVMVSVLAGPMAWLAALALAVGLLAFGLAPARAGTADAGWRIRLLDAAVVSGATVTLGEIAEPVGPISPQAWRELAATPLWPSPAEPGRPMSVNRPRLQQALREALRDTESLCLYPGTLVLQRGGAVLREGDLRALAVRALTPAMAAMPGEASMQDYRLPPYVFLAHPQQQVVVENTLAAPGRNTLRFAVREVDGSIVRKFTGSAFVDVWADVPCAAQPVNKDDVLTPEKITRVRKNLAYLREPAWDGLGGPWRLTRPVGADQVIYQSDLSGVPTVRRGSVVTVLYDSGSVRLQVQGEAMADGGLGETIPVRNMQSKRQIYAAVKDGGTVVVR; this comes from the coding sequence ATGATCCGCCACCGCCGTTCCGCACTCACCCGCCATTCCGCCGTCATGGTGTCCGTGTTGGCCGGTCCCATGGCCTGGCTGGCCGCGCTGGCCCTTGCCGTGGGGCTGCTGGCCTTCGGCCTTGCCCCGGCGCGGGCCGGCACCGCCGACGCGGGCTGGCGCATCCGGCTGCTGGACGCCGCCGTGGTGTCCGGCGCCACGGTGACTCTGGGCGAGATCGCGGAGCCGGTGGGCCCCATTTCTCCGCAGGCCTGGCGCGAACTGGCCGCCACGCCCCTGTGGCCGTCACCCGCCGAGCCGGGCCGCCCCATGAGCGTCAACCGCCCGCGCCTGCAACAGGCCCTGCGCGAGGCCCTGCGTGATACCGAATCGCTGTGTCTGTACCCCGGCACGCTGGTGCTCCAGCGCGGCGGCGCGGTGCTGCGCGAAGGCGATCTGCGCGCCTTGGCCGTCAGAGCTCTGACACCCGCCATGGCCGCCATGCCCGGCGAGGCCTCCATGCAGGACTATCGCCTGCCGCCCTATGTCTTTCTGGCCCACCCGCAGCAGCAGGTGGTGGTGGAAAACACCCTGGCCGCCCCCGGGCGCAACACCCTGCGCTTTGCCGTGCGCGAGGTGGACGGCAGCATCGTGCGCAAGTTCACCGGTTCCGCCTTCGTGGACGTGTGGGCCGACGTGCCCTGCGCCGCCCAGCCCGTGAACAAGGACGACGTGCTGACCCCCGAAAAGATCACCCGCGTGCGCAAGAACCTGGCCTACCTGCGCGAACCCGCGTGGGACGGCCTGGGCGGACCGTGGCGCCTGACCCGCCCCGTGGGCGCCGACCAGGTGATCTACCAGAGCGATCTTTCCGGCGTGCCCACCGTGCGGCGCGGCAGCGTGGTGACCGTGCTGTACGATTCCGGCTCGGTGCGCTTGCAGGTGCAGGGCGAGGCCATGGCCGACGGCGGCCTTGGCGAGACCATTCCCGTGCGCAACATGCAAAGCAAGCGGCAGATCTATGCCGCAGTGAAGGATGGGGGAACGGTGGTGGTCCGCTAG
- a CDS encoding flagellar basal body P-ring protein FlgI translates to MSPSLRSLTARLLVVPLLAALWLLALPGGAGAVRIKDIASFGGVRDNQLVGYGLVVGLGGTGDKKDSTFTMSSMVNMLERMGVAVDPAKMKPKNVAAVMVTTRMPVSAKPGTRLDVTVSSMGDATSLQGGVLLITPLKGVDGKVYSLAQGPLALGGFSVEGQAARAQKNVTTVGTIPGGAIVERGIPFQFNSQDTLTLHMSSADFSTTMQVVERLNRVMGGSYAKAQDASTVALDVPPAYRGNLVPLMASIENIEVTPDSPAKVVVDEKTGTVVLGRDVRISRVAVAHGSLQVTVQEGMDVSQPGPFSQGQTVATPRTDINVREENRRLMLMEGATLQELVDGLNAIGATPRDLISILRAMKTAGALHADLEVI, encoded by the coding sequence ATGTCGCCCAGCCTTCGTTCCCTCACCGCCCGCCTTCTCGTCGTCCCGCTGCTTGCGGCCCTGTGGCTGCTGGCCCTGCCGGGCGGCGCAGGGGCCGTGCGCATCAAGGACATCGCCAGCTTCGGCGGCGTGCGCGACAACCAGCTCGTGGGCTACGGCCTGGTGGTGGGCCTTGGCGGCACGGGCGACAAGAAGGACTCCACCTTCACCATGAGCTCCATGGTCAACATGCTGGAGCGCATGGGCGTGGCAGTGGACCCGGCCAAGATGAAGCCCAAGAACGTGGCCGCCGTCATGGTCACCACCCGCATGCCCGTTTCCGCCAAGCCCGGCACCCGTCTGGACGTCACCGTGTCGTCCATGGGCGACGCCACCAGCCTGCAGGGCGGGGTGTTGCTGATTACCCCGCTGAAGGGCGTGGACGGCAAGGTGTACAGCCTGGCGCAGGGGCCGCTGGCTCTGGGCGGCTTTTCCGTGGAAGGGCAGGCCGCCCGCGCCCAGAAGAACGTGACCACCGTGGGCACCATCCCCGGCGGGGCCATCGTGGAGCGGGGCATTCCCTTCCAGTTCAACAGCCAGGATACGCTGACCCTGCACATGTCCAGCGCCGACTTTTCCACCACCATGCAGGTGGTGGAACGGCTGAACCGGGTCATGGGCGGCAGCTACGCCAAGGCCCAGGATGCCTCCACCGTGGCCCTGGACGTGCCGCCCGCCTACCGGGGCAATCTGGTGCCGCTGATGGCCTCCATCGAGAACATCGAGGTCACCCCCGACAGCCCCGCCAAGGTGGTGGTGGACGAAAAGACCGGCACCGTGGTGCTGGGGCGCGACGTGCGCATCTCGCGCGTGGCCGTGGCCCACGGCAGTTTGCAGGTCACCGTGCAGGAAGGCATGGACGTCTCGCAGCCCGGCCCGTTCAGCCAGGGGCAGACCGTGGCCACGCCGCGCACCGACATCAACGTGCGTGAGGAAAACCGCCGCCTGATGCTCATGGAAGGCGCCACGTTGCAGGAGCTGGTGGATGGCCTGAACGCCATCGGCGCCACCCCGCGCGACCTGATTTCGATCCTTCGGGCCATGAAGACGGCGGGGGCTTTGCACGCCGACCTCGAAGTTATTTAG
- the flgN gene encoding flagellar export chaperone FlgN, with protein MYDQIHGNLVRQTKGLEVLALLLEEEFAHLRGRSPDAVSAVEFSIHELMRQLACERVDLKSVMQRTRLSEYADMLPEEQGDAVRALIARIDAQEQHCARQASLNADLALALLDQSQELLDYLHRRLVPPKQETYGRKGGMTTSRAEAALIRGRL; from the coding sequence ATGTACGATCAGATACACGGCAATCTTGTCCGGCAAACCAAGGGGCTGGAGGTGCTGGCCCTGCTGCTCGAGGAAGAGTTTGCCCACTTGCGCGGGCGCTCTCCCGACGCCGTGAGCGCCGTGGAATTCTCCATCCACGAACTGATGCGCCAGCTGGCCTGTGAACGCGTTGACCTGAAGTCGGTCATGCAGCGCACCCGGCTTTCGGAATACGCGGACATGCTGCCCGAGGAACAGGGCGACGCAGTGCGCGCCCTCATCGCGCGCATCGACGCCCAGGAACAGCACTGCGCCCGCCAGGCCTCGCTGAACGCGGACCTGGCCCTGGCCCTGCTGGACCAGAGCCAGGAGCTGCTGGACTACCTGCACCGCCGCCTGGTTCCTCCCAAGCAGGAAACCTACGGCCGCAAGGGCGGCATGACCACCTCGCGCGCCGAGGCGGCGCTCATCCGCGGGAGGTTGTAA
- a CDS encoding flagellar basal body L-ring protein FlgH — protein sequence MKRRLLAAGCAMLLLSGCNAARQQPSPVPPVTQPQAYAEPEDTAANPGSLYSESDSEFLFSDNRARRVGDIVLVKVVETDKAKNKADTTADKTSTNELGVSAFFGQSSASINPINPAGPFSGAVGANPVLGTSSTSKHSATGETKRESTVTTTIAARVLRVLPGGLMEVEGARETRVNDETQYIVVSGLVRARDVSSDNSVTSSQMANARIEYYGKGTLADKQKPGWFTRLMDNVWPF from the coding sequence ATGAAACGCAGACTGCTCGCCGCCGGGTGCGCCATGTTGCTGCTTTCCGGGTGCAATGCCGCCCGCCAGCAGCCTTCGCCGGTGCCGCCGGTCACGCAGCCGCAGGCCTATGCCGAGCCCGAGGACACGGCCGCCAACCCCGGATCGCTGTACAGCGAATCGGACTCGGAGTTCCTGTTCTCCGACAATCGCGCCCGCCGGGTGGGCGACATCGTGCTGGTCAAGGTGGTGGAAACCGACAAGGCCAAGAACAAGGCCGACACCACCGCCGACAAGACCTCCACCAACGAGCTGGGCGTCAGCGCCTTTTTCGGGCAGTCCAGCGCGTCCATCAACCCCATAAATCCCGCAGGGCCTTTTAGCGGTGCCGTGGGCGCCAACCCCGTTCTGGGCACCAGCTCCACCTCCAAGCATTCCGCCACCGGTGAAACCAAGCGTGAAAGCACCGTCACCACCACCATCGCCGCCCGCGTGCTGCGCGTGCTGCCCGGCGGCCTGATGGAAGTGGAAGGGGCCCGCGAAACCCGCGTCAACGACGAGACCCAGTACATCGTGGTCAGCGGTCTGGTGCGCGCCCGCGACGTGTCCTCGGACAACTCCGTGACCTCGTCGCAGATGGCCAACGCCCGCATCGAGTACTACGGAAAGGGCACTCTGGCGGACAAGCAGAAGCCGGGGTGGTTTACCCGCCTTATGGACAACGTCTGGCCTTTTTAG